The Acidianus manzaensis genome has a window encoding:
- a CDS encoding MFS transporter, translating to MIKTKDSKWMISPLLFNISLGPLSTLITLEILNLGGNSLDVAYAITVSNVMLIPASIFWGMLSDRMDIRKIILAGFLASFMLLFAAFFISSIPLLISDYGALTFFSTSYTTPMNLLVMESSEKTKWASNFSKLSMFSSIGTLIGLIISTFLVLFIRIYVLYLILSIIAFSAFFVAYKYTPRAFIGIERKSIVHSKESFLTRLKMLPLIFLHIPNIHSFKMFRLSRLTKKPINYLPLLYLAIFIFYISSGLFNTLYPASLYEKGLDKSIVLGIITEGMLVQILTFHGIGKYLESRDEKEVSFRALLLRGSGYILMGISLIFSAFITELFGFIFYPLSAGLAYSAYYSSSNTLIFKAVGGRRQGTTLGVYSTLVGIAMFIGSLASGYISSISFTVNFAIAGILLFISAFIFKYIEEG from the coding sequence TTGATAAAAACAAAAGACAGCAAATGGATGATTTCTCCATTACTATTCAATATCTCCTTAGGTCCATTATCAACTTTAATCACTCTAGAGATATTAAATTTAGGAGGAAATTCTCTTGATGTAGCCTATGCTATAACAGTATCTAATGTTATGTTAATTCCAGCGTCAATATTCTGGGGAATGTTATCAGATAGAATGGACATAAGAAAAATAATTTTGGCTGGATTTCTAGCATCATTTATGTTATTATTTGCAGCATTCTTCATTAGTAGTATTCCATTACTTATTTCTGACTATGGTGCTTTGACTTTCTTTTCTACATCTTACACAACTCCAATGAATTTACTAGTTATGGAAAGTAGTGAAAAAACTAAATGGGCATCAAATTTCTCAAAACTATCTATGTTTTCGTCAATAGGTACGCTGATAGGATTGATTATTTCAACGTTTTTAGTTCTCTTTATAAGAATATATGTGCTTTATCTTATTTTGTCAATAATTGCATTTTCAGCATTTTTTGTAGCATATAAATATACACCAAGAGCGTTTATAGGAATTGAAAGAAAATCAATCGTTCACAGTAAAGAATCATTTCTAACTAGACTTAAGATGCTTCCATTAATCTTTCTGCATATACCTAATATTCATAGTTTTAAGATGTTTAGATTATCTAGGTTAACTAAAAAACCAATAAATTATTTGCCATTGCTATATTTAGCTATATTTATTTTTTATATCTCAAGTGGATTATTTAATACATTATACCCGGCAAGTTTATACGAAAAAGGATTAGACAAGTCTATTGTACTTGGAATAATAACAGAAGGAATGCTTGTCCAAATATTGACATTCCATGGAATAGGCAAATATTTAGAAAGTAGAGATGAAAAAGAGGTAAGTTTTAGAGCGTTATTACTTAGAGGTTCAGGATATATTCTAATGGGTATATCACTAATTTTTAGTGCATTTATTACTGAATTATTTGGATTTATATTTTATCCTTTATCAGCTGGACTAGCTTATTCCGCTTACTATTCGTCATCTAATACATTAATATTTAAAGCAGTAGGAGGAAGAAGACAAGGAACTACTTTAGGAGTTTACAGCACATTAGTAGGAATAGCTATGTTTATTGGATCTTTAGCTTCAGGATATATAAGTAGCATAAGTTTTACTGTAAATTTTGCAATAGCAGGGATATTATTATTTATATCCGCATTTATCTTTAAATATATAGAAGAAGGATAA
- a CDS encoding NAD(P)/FAD-dependent oxidoreductase: MQDELYDVIIVGAGIAGVSAALYTARQRMNTLVVSKDLGGQLNLTQLVENYPVISADTGLGLVTKVESQAKKFGAKFIYGEEISGLRKEGDIFILKGLNKEYKAKTVILAFGKSPRELNVPGEKELKGKGVSYCAICDAAFFKDVPAAVVGEGEPGLEAIELLGRYAKPAYYISKTPQLVGEPELVKAVTSNKNIVTMLGYSVVEIRGNSKINSIVIKNLKTGEIKELEIEGVIIEMGYILNTNFLKGLIRLNQNGEIIVDDLARTSMEGVFAAGDITQVPYKQAIIAAADGVKAALSAYNYLRNKQGLPPVNVDWKAEKKKAVVSFRL, encoded by the coding sequence ATGCAAGACGAATTATATGATGTTATAATTGTAGGAGCAGGAATAGCAGGAGTAAGTGCAGCATTATACACAGCTAGACAAAGAATGAACACGTTAGTAGTTTCAAAAGATTTAGGAGGCCAATTAAATCTTACTCAGTTAGTAGAGAACTATCCAGTAATTTCAGCAGATACGGGATTAGGATTAGTTACAAAAGTAGAATCTCAAGCTAAGAAATTTGGAGCTAAATTTATTTATGGCGAAGAAATTTCAGGATTAAGAAAAGAAGGAGATATATTTATTCTAAAGGGATTAAATAAAGAGTATAAAGCTAAGACTGTAATTCTTGCTTTTGGTAAATCTCCAAGAGAACTAAATGTACCAGGTGAAAAAGAATTAAAAGGTAAAGGAGTATCGTATTGTGCGATTTGTGATGCTGCGTTTTTTAAAGATGTGCCAGCGGCTGTAGTAGGAGAAGGAGAACCAGGTTTAGAAGCAATAGAACTTCTAGGTAGATACGCAAAACCAGCATATTATATTTCTAAGACTCCTCAACTTGTTGGAGAACCAGAACTAGTTAAAGCAGTAACTTCAAATAAAAATATTGTTACAATGTTAGGATATAGCGTAGTAGAAATAAGAGGTAACTCAAAAATTAACTCAATCGTAATAAAAAATCTAAAAACTGGAGAAATAAAAGAACTTGAGATAGAAGGAGTAATTATAGAGATGGGATATATTTTAAATACAAACTTCTTAAAAGGTCTAATTAGGCTAAATCAGAATGGAGAAATTATAGTTGACGATTTGGCTAGAACTTCAATGGAAGGAGTATTTGCAGCAGGTGATATTACTCAAGTGCCATATAAGCAAGCAATTATTGCCGCAGCTGATGGTGTAAAGGCAGCATTATCTGCATATAATTATTTGAGGAACAAGCAAGGATTGCCTCCTGTTAATGTAGATTGGAAGGCAGAAAAGAAAAAAGCTGTAGTATCATTTAGATTATAA